Proteins from a genomic interval of Cheilinus undulatus linkage group 15, ASM1832078v1, whole genome shotgun sequence:
- the LOC121522242 gene encoding trichohyalin-like, with translation MRRHNDKNTARFTKLGRRKTTEVQTEEQQNADSSRYHCETASSHFNTSLPQEEKSRYRASEEESPLQSVRGGVTLQSVRGGVTLQSVRGGVTLQSVRGGANVTERQRRSHVTERRRRSHVTERQRRSQRYRASEEESRYRASEEESRYRASEEESTLQSVRGEVTLQSVRGGVNVTERQRRSHVTEHQRRSHVTERQRRSHVTERQRRSQRYRASEEESRYRASEEESRYRASEEESRYRASEEEPTLQSVGGGVTLQSVRGGVTLQSVRGGVTLQSVRGGVTLQSVRGGVTLQSVRGGVTVTERQRRSHVTERQRRSHVTERQRRSHVTERQRRSQRYRASEEESRYRASEEESRYRASEEEPTLQSVGGGVTLQSVGGGVTLQSVRGGVTLQSVRGEVTLQSVRGGVTVTERQRRSHVTERQRRSQRYRASEEESRYRASEEESRYRASEEESRYRASEEESRYRASEEESRYRASEEESRYRASEEESRYRTSEEESTLQGVRGGVTLHNVRGVNVTGRQRRSQRYRASEEESRYRTSEEESPLQSVRGVNVTERQRRSHVTERQRRSHVTERQRRSHVTERQRRSHVTERQRRSQRYRASEEESRYRTSEEESRYRASEEESRYRASEEESTLQSIRGGVTLQSVRGGVTLQNVRGGVNVTGRQRRSHVTERQRRSHVTERRRRSHVTERQRRSHVTERQRRSQRYRASEEESTLQSVRGGVTLQNVRGGVTLQSVRGGANVTERRRRSHVTQRQRSQRYRASEEESRYRASEEESRYRASEEESRYRASEEESRYRASEEESRYRTSEEESRYRASEEESRYRASEEESRYRASEEESRYRASEEEPTLQSVRGGVTLQSVGGGANVTERRRRSHVTERRRRSHVTERQRRSHVTERQRRSQRYRASEEESRYRTSEEESRYRASEEESRYRASEEESRYRASEEESRYRASEEESRYRASEEESTLQSVRGGVNVTERQRRSHVTERQRRSQRYRASEEESTLQSIRGGVNITERQRRSQRYRASEEESTLQSVRGGVNVTEHQRRSQHYRASEEESRYRASEEESTLQSIRGGVNITERQRRSHVTERQRRSQRYRASEEESRYRASEEESTLQSIRGGVNITERQRRSHMFQPISSTVTQ, from the coding sequence ATGAGGAGGCACAACGACAAGAACACCGCCAGATTTACAAAGTTAGGAAGAAGAAAGACGACAGAAGTCcagacagaggagcagcagAACGCTGACTCCAGCAGATATCACTGTGAAACTGCTTCCTCTCACTTTAACACGTCATTACCACAGGAGGAGAAGTCACGTTACAGAGCGTCAGAGGAGGAGTCACCGTTACAGAGCGTCAGAGGAGGAGTCACGTTACAGAGCGTCAGAGGAGGAGTCACGTTACAGAGCGTCAGAGGAGGAGTCACGTTACAGAGCGTCAGAGGAGGAGCCAACGTTACAGAGCGTCAGAGGAGGAGTCACGTTACAGAGCGTCGGAGGAGGAGTCACGTTACAGAGCGTCAGAGGAGGAGCCAACGTTACAGAGCGTCGGAGGAGGAGTCACGTTACAGAGCGTCGGAGGAGGAGTCACGTTACAGAGCGTCAGAGGAGGAGTCAACGTTACAGAGCGTCAGAGGAGAAGTCACGTTACAGAGCGTCAGAGGAGGAGTCAACGTTACAGAGCGTCAGAGGAGGAGTCACGTTACAGAACATCAGAGGAGGAGTCACGTTACAGAGCGTCAGAGGAGGAGTCACGTTACAGAACGTCAGAGGAGGAGTCAACGTTACAGGGCGTCAGAGGAGGAGTCACGTTACAGAGCGTCAGAGGAGGAGTCACGATACAGAGCGTCAGAGGAGGAGTCACGTTACAGAGCGTCAGAGGAGGAGCCAACGTTACAGAGCGTCGGAGGAGGAGTCACGTTACAGAGCGTCAGAGGAGGAGTCACGTTACAGAGCGTCAGAGGAGGAGTCACGTTACAGAGCGTCAGAGGAGGAGTCACGTTACAGAGCGTCAGAGGAGGAGTCACGTTACAGAGCGTCAGAGGAGGAGTCACCGTTACAGAGCGTCAGAGGAGGAGTCACGTTACAGAGCGTCAGAGGAGGAGTCACGTTACAGAGCGTCAGAGGAGGAGTCACGTTACAGAGCGTCAGAGGAGGAGCCAACGTTACAGAGCGTCAGAGGAGGAGTCACGTTACAGAGCGTCGGAGGAGGAGTCACGTTACAGAGCGTCAGAGGAGGAGCCAACGTTACAGAGCGTCGGAGGAGGAGTCACGTTACAGAGCGTCGGAGGAGGAGTCACGTTACAGAGCGTCAGAGGAGGAGTCACGTTACAGAGCGTCAGAGGAGAAGTCACGTTACAGAGCGTCAGAGGAGGAGTCACCGTTACAGAGCGTCAGAGGAGGAGTCACGTTACAGAGCGTCAGAGGAGGAGTCAACGTTACAGAGCGTCAGAGGAGGAGTCACGTTACAGAGCGTCAGAGGAGGAGTCACGTTACAGAGCGTCAGAGGAGGAGTCACGTTACAGAGCGTCAGAGGAGGAGTCACGTTACAGAGCGTCAGAGGAGGAGTCACGTTACAGAGCGTCAGAGGAGGAGTCACGTTACAGAGCGTCAGAGGAGGAGTCACGTTACAGAACGTCAGAGGAGGAGTCAACGTTACAGGGCGTCAGAGGAGGAGTCACGTTACACAACGTCAGAGGAGTCAACGTTACAGGGCGTCAGAGGAGGAGTCAACGTTACAGAGCGTCAGAGGAGGAGTCACGTTACAGAACATCAGAGGAGGAGTCACCGTTACAGAGCGTCAGAGGAGTCAACGTTACAGAGCGTCAGAGGAGGAGTCACGTTACAGAGCGTCAGAGGAGGAGTCACGTTACAGAGCGTCAGAGGAGGAGTCACGTTACAGAGCGTCAGAGGAGGAGTCACGTTACAGAACGTCAGAGGAGGAGTCAACGTTACAGGGCGTCAGAGGAGGAGTCACGTTACAGAACGTCAGAGGAGGAGTCACGTTACAGAGCGTCAGAGGAGGAGTCACGTTACAGAGCGTCAGAGGAGGAGTCAACGTTACAGAGCATCAGAGGAGGAGTCACGTTACAGAGCGTCAGAGGAGGAGTCACGTTACAGAACGTCAGAGGAGGAGTCAACGTTACAGGGCGTCAGAGGAGGAGTCACGTTACAGAGCGTCAGAGGAGGAGTCACGTTACAGAGCGTCGGAGGAGGAGTCACGTTACAGAGCGTCAGAGGAGGAGTCACGTTACAGAACGTCAGAGGAGGAGTCAACGTTACAGGGCGTCAGAGGAGGAGTCAACGTTACAGAGCGTCAGAGGAGGAGTCACGTTACAGAACGTCAGAGGAGGAGTCACGTTACAGAGCGTCAGAGGAGGAGCCAACGTTACAGAGCGTCGGAGGAGGAGTCACGTTACACAACGTCAGAGGAGTCAACGTTACAGGGCGTCAGAGGAGGAGTCACGTTACAGAGCGTCAGAGGAGGAGTCACGTTACAGAGCGTCAGAGGAGGAGTCACGTTACAGAGCGTCAGAGGAGGAGTCACGTTACAGAGCGTCAGAGGAGGAGTCACGTTACAGAACGTCAGAGGAGGAGTCACGTTACAGAGCGTCAGAGGAGGAGTCACGTTACAGAGCGTCGGAGGAGGAGTCACGTTACAGAGCGTCGGAGGAGGAGTCACGTTACAGAGCGTCAGAGGAGGAGCCAACGTTACAGAGCGTCAGAGGAGGAGTCACGTTACAGAGCGTCGGAGGAGGAGCCAACGTTACAGAGCGTCGGAGGAGGAGTCACGTTACAGAGCGTCGGAGGAGGAGTCACGTTACAGAGCGTCAGAGGAGAAGTCACGTTACAGAGCGTCAGAGGAGGAGTCAACGTTACAGAGCGTCAGAGGAGGAGTCACGTTACAGAACATCAGAGGAGGAGTCACGTTACAGAGCGTCAGAGGAGGAGTCACGTTACAGAGCGTCAGAGGAGGAGTCACGATACAGAGCGTCAGAGGAGGAGTCACGTTACAGAGCGTCAGAGGAGGAGTCACGTTACAGAGCGTCAGAGGAGGAGTCAACGTTACAGAGCGTCAGAGGAGGAGTCAACGTTACAGAGCGTCAGAGGAGGAGTCACGTTACAGAGCGTCAGAGGAGGAGTCAACGTTACAGAGCGTCAGAGGAGGAGTCAACGTTACAGAGCATCAGAGGAGGAGTCAACATTACAGAGCGTCAGAGGAGGAGTCAACGTTACAGAGCGTCAGAGGAGGAGTCAACGTTACAGAGCGTCAGAGGAGGAGTCAACGTTACAGAGCATCAGAGGAGGAGTCAACATTACAGAGCGTCAGAGGAGGAGTCACGTTACAGAGCGTCAGAGGAGGAGTCAACGTTACAGAGCATCAGAGGAGGAGTCAACATTACAGAGCGTCAGAGGAGGAGTCACGTTACAGAACGTCAGAGGAGGAGTCAACGTTACAGGGCGTCAGAGGAGGAGTCACGTTACAGAGCGTCAGAGGAGGAGTCAACGTTACAGAGCATCAGAGGAGGAGTCAACATTACAGAGCGTCAGAGGAGGAGTCACATGTTCCAACCAATCAGCAGCACAGTGACTCAGTAA